CACGGGAGTGGATGCTCTCACCCACGCCGTCGAGGCGTACGTCAGCCACCGGGCGAACCCGTTCTCCGACACCCTGTGCCTGGCGGCGATCGCCGCGATCGGGGGCAACCTCCGTCGGGTCTACGCCGACGGGCAGGACAGGGATGCCCGCGAAGCCCTCATGCTCGCGGCGACGCAGGCGGGCATCGCGTTCTCGAACTCGAGCGTCGCCCTCGTGCACGGCATGAGCCGGCCGATCGGTGCGCACTTCCACGTCGCCCACGGGCTGTCGAATGCCATGCTCTTCCCCGCGGTCACGGCGTTCTCGATCGGTTCCGCCACCGCCCGCTATGCGGACTGTGCCCGGGCGTTCGGATGCGCGACCGATGCCGACGACGACGCGCGCGCAGCGGCGAGCCTGGTCGAGGCGCTCGGCGCGCTCTGCCGTGACCTGGCCGTACCGACGCCCGAGACCTTCGGCATCGACGAGGCCGAGTGGATGGCGACGATCCCGACAATGGTGCAGCAGGCGATCGCCTCCGGCTCCCCGGCCAACAACCCCCGCATCCCCACCCCCGACGACATCGCAGCCCTCTACGCCGCCATCTACCACTGACCCGCCCCGCATCGCCGACAGGTGACCACCCGGTCAGCGCCCGTCGACGGTCCGCCCGTCGAGCATGTTCGCACTGAATCCCAGGATGCGCTCCTGAAGTCGGGGATGCGCGCCCGCGAGGGGTAATTCTTCTTCTGCCGCGGCGCGCACCTCTTCAAGTGTCTCCTCGACCAGGAGTGGCGCTCGTCGCACTCCCCAGGTGCTGATCTCTGCGCTCAGATCGGTCGCCGAGAGTGCTGTGAACGCATACGTCTTGTTCACAGCCAGCGCGAGCTTTCCACCCGAACGTTCGTGGTGGGCCATCGGCACAACATCGTAGGCGGGAGCAAGACGCACGTCTCCCGCCTCCGCGTGCAGCAGCCCGAGATTCTTCGTGTGCATGTCGAGGTTGCCGATGGCGACACCGGCCACCGTCATTCGAGCAAACAGCCGGAGATCTCCAGCCCTTCCGTTCCTGTTGAGCGACTCCGCAATGCGCCTGAGGCTCGCCACTCCTCCGAGCTCCTGATATTTCTGGTTCCCGCTTGCACCGAGTACCTGACTGAAGTCCTCCTGGTGCAGGCGCTCCCCATGCTGCCTGTCGAAGCGTTCGATCACCAGGGCAGGCAGGCCGTCGAAAGTGTCGATCCTGGTCTCGTGCGTGAGTAGTCCGAGACGACGGGCCAGCCGGGACCCGTACTCCTCGTCGTAGATCACTGTCGGGTTCGCATCGAGCCGAGGCTTCAGGATGTGAGTCGACGGAAACCCGCCGAGGACGCGGGCCCAGGAGTTTTCTCCTCGGGCGAGCACGATCTTGGGTTGGACTCCGGCCAGCGAGGTCCGGCCTCGAACGGCATCGTTTCCGAGCGGTGAGCCCAGCGGGTCTTCGAGGAGTTGCCGGATCCGGCGGTCTGACACCGCCTCCACCTCCGGAGTGCGCGGTTCGGTGGGGTCGTCGACGTCCCACAGCTCGACCGCGCCGGCGATGTCGCGCCCGTAATGCTTGAGGAAGCCAAGAGTGTCACCCCGACGCAGGCCACTCTGGCTGAGCATGAAGTCAAGTTGGTCGCCCTCAGGCAGTAACTCCCCGAACCACGTTCTTCTCCGCGAGATGTGCTGGCGGGTGGCGGCGGCGGTGAGCGGAATCGCCACCGAGAGCACGCGGCTGTTGACGCCGAACCGGGCGACGCCCTCTGTCGACGCGCTGAAGTCGTAGGTGCGACTGTCGGTGCCTTCGATGTGACCGACGACCGAACCGTAGACCTCGACGGCGAGCTTCATGAGCTCTCATCCGTCGCCCAGGTGGCGGTGAGTTCAACACCGGTGGCTCCCATCAGGTCGAAGAGTTTACGAAGGTAGATGGTGGTCTTTCCAGACTCGATCTCACTGATCGAGCGCTGCGAGATACCCAGTTCGCCTGCGAGCTCGACTTGGGACAGTCCGCGGCCGAGCCGCGCCTGTTGCAGAGCGAGTCCGAGGTCAGCCGGCGCACGCAGTCGTGTCGATGTCATCAACCCTCCGGTCTATTACGTTTTCGTCATAGGAGTGACCTATTACGAAAAAAACATACCGCAGCAGTATCCGAAAAATGTCATAGCGAGATTCATGTCGTGCCCGCTCGGCGTCACGATGACATCTGGGATGTCAGCAGCCTCGCGCGAGGGGCCCTGCGAAATATCGTCGGAGTCACTGGCCAGCCGATTCAGCGGCTCAGCCTTTCACACAGAGGAGAACATCGTGACGTGGTTCGGAACTATTCTCGCGGTGGGGATGGTGATCGGAACGCTTGTCGTCATCAGACGACGGCAGAACCGACCATCACACCAC
Above is a genomic segment from Subtercola boreus containing:
- a CDS encoding iron-containing alcohol dehydrogenase, with protein sequence MVFTFAQPRQMRIGGGARQELGDLVRGLGASRPLLVTDRFLEGNGAAAELLAVLEEAGLSPALWAETVPDPTSDSLVSGLAALHEHRADLVIGFGGGSPMDTAKALALLAVQGGTMSDYRAPRRNDGPALPVVAIPTTAGSGSEATQFTIITDSASNEKMLCTGPAFLPAAAVVDFELTLSMPARLTADTGVDALTHAVEAYVSHRANPFSDTLCLAAIAAIGGNLRRVYADGQDRDAREALMLAATQAGIAFSNSSVALVHGMSRPIGAHFHVAHGLSNAMLFPAVTAFSIGSATARYADCARAFGCATDADDDARAAASLVEALGALCRDLAVPTPETFGIDEAEWMATIPTMVQQAIASGSPANNPRIPTPDDIAALYAAIYH
- a CDS encoding type II toxin-antitoxin system HipA family toxin, giving the protein MKLAVEVYGSVVGHIEGTDSRTYDFSASTEGVARFGVNSRVLSVAIPLTAAATRQHISRRRTWFGELLPEGDQLDFMLSQSGLRRGDTLGFLKHYGRDIAGAVELWDVDDPTEPRTPEVEAVSDRRIRQLLEDPLGSPLGNDAVRGRTSLAGVQPKIVLARGENSWARVLGGFPSTHILKPRLDANPTVIYDEEYGSRLARRLGLLTHETRIDTFDGLPALVIERFDRQHGERLHQEDFSQVLGASGNQKYQELGGVASLRRIAESLNRNGRAGDLRLFARMTVAGVAIGNLDMHTKNLGLLHAEAGDVRLAPAYDVVPMAHHERSGGKLALAVNKTYAFTALSATDLSAEISTWGVRRAPLLVEETLEEVRAAAEEELPLAGAHPRLQERILGFSANMLDGRTVDGR
- a CDS encoding helix-turn-helix domain-containing protein, encoding MTSTRLRAPADLGLALQQARLGRGLSQVELAGELGISQRSISEIESGKTTIYLRKLFDLMGATGVELTATWATDESS